The following coding sequences are from one Streptomyces sp. NBC_00536 window:
- a CDS encoding alpha-ketoglutarate-dependent dioxygenase AlkB family protein has product MERPLPPSGPAPELFPRERTEIAPGAVHVPDWLGPERQLALLAACRDWARPPAGLRTVHTPGGGAMTARQVCLGLHWYPYGYARTVVDGDGAPVKPMPGWLAELGREAVAAAAVEPAVPGGPAAYDIALINFYGADARMGMHRDAEERSPAPVVSLSLGDSCVFRFGNTASRGRPYRDVELRSGDLFVFGGPARRAFHSVPKVLPGTAPPFLGLTGRLNITLRVGGLG; this is encoded by the coding sequence ATGGAGCGGCCACTCCCCCCTTCCGGACCGGCCCCGGAACTCTTCCCGCGCGAGCGGACCGAGATCGCGCCCGGCGCGGTCCACGTGCCGGACTGGCTCGGCCCGGAGCGCCAGCTCGCCCTGCTGGCCGCCTGCCGCGACTGGGCCCGCCCGCCCGCCGGGCTGCGCACGGTCCACACCCCGGGCGGCGGCGCGATGACCGCGCGGCAGGTCTGCCTGGGGCTGCACTGGTACCCGTACGGCTACGCCCGCACCGTGGTCGACGGGGACGGGGCGCCGGTCAAGCCGATGCCCGGGTGGCTCGCGGAGCTGGGCCGGGAGGCCGTGGCCGCGGCCGCGGTGGAGCCCGCGGTGCCGGGCGGCCCGGCGGCGTACGACATCGCGCTGATCAACTTCTACGGCGCCGACGCCCGCATGGGCATGCACCGCGACGCGGAGGAACGCTCCCCGGCGCCGGTGGTCTCGCTCAGCCTCGGTGACAGCTGCGTCTTCCGCTTCGGCAACACCGCCTCGCGCGGCCGCCCGTACCGGGACGTGGAGCTGCGCAGCGGCGACCTGTTCGTCTTCGGCGGTCCGGCCCGAAGGGCCTTTCATTCGGTGCCCAAGGTCCTCCCGGGGACGGCTCCGCCCTTCCTGGGCCTGACCGGGCGGCTGAACATCACCCTGCGCGTCGGCGGGCTCGGCTGA
- a CDS encoding maleylpyruvate isomerase family mycothiol-dependent enzyme: MEIIEYVKTLDLEGRLLADAAEQAGPDALVPSCPEWRVADLLRHTGAVHRWAAGFVAGALAEPGPFPEAPELTGAPLLAWFREGHAALVRTLTDAPADVRCWTFLPTDPPSPLAFWARRQAHETAVHRMDAQGALGVAFSPVEAEFAADGVDEVLTGFHARPKSRVRTPEPRVLRLRACDTGGAWTVHLSADPARTVRGEAGPADCEVTGTAAWLYTALWNRTPLDGAGVSGDASLARLWRETAGI; encoded by the coding sequence ATGGAGATCATCGAGTACGTGAAGACACTTGACCTCGAAGGCCGGTTGCTGGCCGACGCGGCCGAACAGGCGGGCCCCGACGCCCTGGTGCCGTCCTGTCCCGAGTGGCGGGTGGCCGACCTGCTGCGGCACACGGGGGCGGTCCACCGGTGGGCGGCAGGATTCGTCGCGGGCGCCCTGGCCGAGCCCGGGCCCTTCCCCGAGGCTCCGGAGCTGACCGGCGCCCCGCTGCTGGCCTGGTTCCGCGAGGGGCACGCGGCTTTGGTGCGGACGCTGACCGACGCTCCGGCCGATGTGCGGTGCTGGACCTTCCTGCCGACGGACCCGCCCTCCCCGCTGGCCTTCTGGGCGCGCCGCCAGGCGCACGAGACCGCGGTGCACCGGATGGACGCGCAGGGCGCGCTCGGCGTCGCGTTCTCCCCGGTGGAGGCGGAGTTCGCGGCCGACGGGGTGGACGAGGTGCTCACCGGTTTCCACGCGCGGCCGAAGAGCCGGGTCCGCACGCCCGAGCCGCGGGTGCTGCGGCTGCGCGCCTGCGACACCGGCGGGGCCTGGACCGTACACCTGTCGGCCGATCCCGCCCGCACGGTCCGGGGCGAGGCGGGTCCGGCGGACTGCGAGGTGACGGGCACGGCGGCGTGGCTGTACACGGCACTGTGGAACCGCACCCCGCTGGACGGCGCCGGGGTGAGCGGTGACGCGTCACTGGCCCGGCTGTGGCGGGAGACGGCGGGGATCTGA
- a CDS encoding MerR family transcriptional regulator: MRLADLSEQSQVSLATIKYYLREGLLAPGRRINATQAEYDDSHLRRLRLVRAMIQVGRMPVATVREVLARVDDGSLGRTLRLGAALWALPRAAEPEPDDPDVAAARTEVDRMLTGLGWSDTAEIGWLSPVYRELVASVASLNRLGYPLDAADLTPYALQMEQTAIHDLDRMERLDGAMEQVESAVASAVLFEPVLLGLRRLAQEQQAARRFGLAD, encoded by the coding sequence ATGCGCCTCGCGGACCTGAGCGAGCAGAGCCAGGTCTCGCTCGCGACCATCAAGTACTACCTGCGCGAGGGCCTGTTGGCGCCGGGGCGCCGGATCAATGCCACGCAGGCCGAGTACGACGATTCGCACCTGCGGCGGCTGCGGCTGGTGCGGGCGATGATCCAGGTCGGGCGGATGCCCGTGGCCACCGTGCGCGAGGTGCTGGCGCGGGTCGACGACGGGTCGCTCGGCCGGACCCTCCGCCTCGGCGCCGCGCTCTGGGCCCTGCCCCGGGCGGCCGAGCCCGAGCCGGACGACCCGGACGTGGCCGCGGCCCGCACGGAGGTCGACCGGATGCTCACGGGGCTCGGCTGGAGCGACACGGCGGAGATCGGCTGGCTCTCGCCCGTCTACCGGGAGCTGGTCGCCTCGGTGGCCTCGCTGAACCGCCTCGGCTACCCGCTCGACGCGGCGGACCTCACGCCGTACGCCCTCCAGATGGAACAGACGGCGATCCACGACCTCGACCGGATGGAACGGCTGGACGGCGCCATGGAACAGGTGGAGTCCGCGGTGGCGTCGGCCGTCCTGTTCGAACCGGTCCTGCTGGGCCTGCGCCGCCTGGCCCAGGAGCAGCAGGCCGCGCGCCGCTTCGGGCTGGCGGACTGA
- a CDS encoding spherulation-specific family 4 protein encodes MATTRASRALYAVLTVAVLAAPAPALPSSAPGSAAASRQAPPTSGPAPAPGPSEPVRARIPGVRGLDIAVPAYVWADDPMLDELTATGPAAAVVVLNPGNGDAPFDAPWQARADVLRGGTTANGERTRVLGYVHTDHGNRPPAEVKASVDHYLKTADRRLHVDGIFFDVVSRDCGPANATRDLYADYHRYVQDAMQAVDPAAPDLVVDNPGTAIADCYLEPGHRTADIFVTFEDTYAAYRGSGWLGGNVFSERTGYRAGAELDPSGTAFWHLVHDVPDAAAMRTTLSTAFTRGAGYAYATSTAMPNPWNATPDWEFRPQTTYAATLG; translated from the coding sequence ATGGCCACGACTCGCGCATCGAGGGCTCTCTACGCCGTCCTGACGGTCGCCGTCCTCGCCGCGCCCGCGCCGGCGCTCCCCTCCTCCGCCCCGGGCTCCGCGGCCGCGTCGCGGCAGGCCCCGCCGACGTCCGGGCCCGCACCCGCCCCCGGGCCGAGCGAGCCGGTCCGGGCCCGGATACCCGGGGTGCGGGGCCTGGACATCGCGGTCCCGGCGTACGTCTGGGCGGACGATCCGATGCTGGACGAGCTGACCGCCACCGGCCCGGCCGCCGCCGTGGTCGTCCTCAACCCCGGCAACGGCGACGCCCCCTTCGATGCCCCCTGGCAGGCCCGGGCCGATGTCTTACGTGGCGGGACCACGGCCAACGGCGAGCGGACCAGGGTGCTCGGCTACGTCCACACCGACCACGGCAACCGGCCCCCGGCCGAGGTCAAGGCCTCCGTGGACCACTACCTCAAGACGGCGGACCGCCGCCTCCATGTCGACGGCATCTTCTTCGACGTCGTCAGCCGCGACTGCGGCCCGGCGAACGCGACGCGCGACCTCTACGCCGACTACCACCGCTACGTCCAGGACGCGATGCAGGCCGTCGACCCGGCCGCCCCCGACCTGGTGGTCGACAACCCCGGCACGGCCATCGCCGACTGCTACCTCGAACCGGGCCACCGCACCGCCGACATCTTCGTGACCTTCGAGGACACCTACGCCGCCTACCGCGGCAGCGGCTGGCTCGGCGGCAACGTCTTCAGCGAGCGGACGGGCTACCGGGCGGGCGCCGAACTCGACCCGAGCGGAACCGCCTTCTGGCACCTGGTCCACGACGTCCCGGACGCCGCGGCGATGCGCACGACCCTGAGCACGGCCTTCACCCGCGGCGCGGGCTACGCCTACGCGACCAGCACGGCCATGCCCAACCCCTGGAACGCCACCCCGGACTGGGAATTCCGCCCCCAGACCACCTACGCGGCCACCCTCGGCTGA
- a CDS encoding TetR/AcrR family transcriptional regulator: MSTVRGARERARTEITAAIKDEARRRLAAEGAAKLSLRAVARELGMVSSALYRYFPSRDDLLTALIVDAYDSLGAAAEAAHARTATAPPRERWLAVCRAVRTWALAHPHEYALIYGSPVPGYAAPESTVVPASRVGNALIAIVRAAYEGPGLALPPVAPVLRPEAERMAADFAPGLPAEAAPALVVAWAQLVGLISFELFGQFHRVVEERELFFEHAAGRLAYEVGLPVPPAP, from the coding sequence ATGAGCACCGTGCGAGGGGCCAGGGAACGCGCCCGTACCGAGATCACCGCCGCCATCAAGGACGAGGCGCGCCGCCGGCTGGCCGCCGAGGGGGCCGCCAAGCTCTCGCTGCGCGCCGTCGCCCGCGAGCTGGGCATGGTCTCCTCGGCCCTGTACCGCTACTTCCCCAGCCGTGACGACCTGCTCACCGCGCTCATCGTGGACGCCTACGACAGCCTCGGCGCCGCCGCCGAGGCCGCGCACGCCCGTACCGCCACCGCCCCGCCCCGCGAGCGCTGGCTCGCGGTCTGCCGGGCGGTCCGCACCTGGGCCCTCGCGCACCCGCACGAGTACGCGCTGATCTACGGGTCGCCCGTCCCCGGTTACGCCGCTCCCGAATCCACCGTCGTCCCCGCCTCCCGCGTCGGCAACGCCCTCATCGCGATCGTCCGTGCCGCCTATGAGGGGCCCGGCCTGGCCCTGCCCCCGGTCGCGCCGGTGCTGCGCCCCGAGGCGGAGCGGATGGCCGCGGACTTCGCCCCCGGGCTGCCGGCCGAGGCCGCGCCCGCACTGGTCGTCGCCTGGGCGCAGCTGGTGGGCCTGATCTCCTTCGAGCTGTTCGGCCAGTTCCACCGGGTGGTCGAGGAGCGGGAGTTGTTCTTCGAGCACGCCGCGGGGCGGCTCGCGTACGAGGTGGGGCTGCCGGTGCCGCCCGCGCCGTAA
- a CDS encoding nitroreductase/quinone reductase family protein — translation MSTPAPVPASASAATPAPYYRKGGAFGIRFNALFGRLARLGISLAGTAEMSVRGRTSGRMQRIPVNPYTDHGAQYLVSARGHSQWVRNMRAAGGGELRLGRKVRTFTAVELTDPAEKAVVLRGYLVKWGWEVNRFFQGVTARSSEEELRAAAADHPVFRITVSD, via the coding sequence ATGAGCACGCCCGCCCCCGTGCCCGCGTCCGCGTCCGCCGCCACCCCCGCCCCGTACTACCGGAAGGGCGGCGCCTTCGGCATCCGCTTCAACGCCCTGTTCGGCAGGCTGGCCCGGCTGGGCATCAGCCTCGCCGGAACCGCCGAGATGTCCGTCCGTGGCCGGACCTCCGGCCGGATGCAGCGCATCCCGGTCAACCCCTACACCGACCACGGCGCCCAGTACCTGGTGTCCGCCCGCGGCCACTCCCAGTGGGTGCGCAACATGCGGGCCGCGGGCGGTGGCGAACTCCGCCTGGGCCGCAAGGTCCGCACCTTCACCGCGGTCGAGCTGACCGACCCCGCCGAGAAGGCCGTCGTCCTGCGCGGCTACCTCGTCAAGTGGGGCTGGGAGGTCAACCGGTTCTTCCAGGGCGTGACCGCACGGTCCTCCGAGGAGGAACTGCGCGCGGCCGCCGCGGACCACCCCGTCTTCCGCATCACGGTGTCGGACTGA
- a CDS encoding geranylgeranyl reductase family protein: MTDGPQVTDGAQVPDDVWDVIVVGAGPAGASAAHAAAAAGRRVLLLEKAELPRYKTCGGGIIGPSRDALPPGFVLPLEDRIHAVTFSLNGRLTRTRRSKTMLFGLVNRAGFDAGLVAEAEKAGATVRTGTAVSRVEQHGPAVPDRRTVAVVLADGETVLGRAVIGADGSASRIGAHVGVEMDQVDLGLEAEIPVPPTVAEDWKGRVLIDWGPLPGSYGWVFPKGDTLTVGVISAKGEGAATKRYLEDFIARLGLAGFEASVSSGHLTRCRTPHSPLSRGRVLVAGDAAGLLEPWTREGISFALRSGRLAGEWAVKISEAPDAVDARRQALNYAFAVKAGLGVEMGVGKRMLGVFVARPGVLHTALIGFGPAWRAFARITRGSTNLADLVRTYPLARKALHALDRGQGQGREQV; encoded by the coding sequence GTGACCGACGGGCCGCAGGTGACCGACGGGGCGCAGGTACCGGACGACGTCTGGGACGTGATCGTGGTCGGCGCCGGACCGGCCGGAGCCTCGGCCGCGCACGCCGCGGCCGCCGCCGGGCGACGGGTGCTGCTGCTGGAGAAGGCCGAACTGCCCCGCTACAAGACCTGCGGCGGCGGGATCATCGGGCCCTCGCGGGACGCGCTGCCGCCGGGCTTCGTGCTGCCGCTGGAGGACCGCATCCACGCGGTCACCTTCTCCCTCAACGGCAGACTGACCCGGACCCGCCGCTCCAAGACCATGCTGTTCGGCCTCGTCAACCGCGCCGGGTTCGACGCCGGGCTGGTCGCCGAGGCCGAGAAGGCGGGCGCGACCGTACGCACCGGCACAGCCGTCTCGCGCGTCGAGCAGCACGGTCCGGCGGTGCCCGACCGGCGCACGGTCGCCGTGGTGCTGGCGGACGGGGAGACCGTCCTGGGCCGCGCCGTCATCGGCGCGGACGGCAGCGCGAGCCGGATCGGTGCCCACGTCGGGGTCGAGATGGACCAGGTCGACCTGGGCCTGGAAGCGGAGATCCCGGTCCCGCCGACCGTGGCCGAGGACTGGAAGGGCCGGGTCCTGATCGACTGGGGCCCCCTGCCCGGCAGTTACGGCTGGGTCTTCCCCAAGGGCGACACCCTCACCGTCGGAGTGATCTCGGCGAAGGGCGAGGGCGCGGCGACCAAGCGCTACCTGGAGGACTTCATCGCCCGGCTGGGGCTGGCCGGTTTCGAAGCCTCCGTCTCCTCCGGGCACCTGACCCGCTGCCGCACGCCGCATTCGCCGCTCTCGCGCGGCCGGGTGCTGGTCGCGGGCGACGCGGCCGGGCTGCTGGAACCGTGGACCCGCGAGGGCATCTCCTTCGCGCTGCGCTCCGGACGGCTCGCGGGGGAGTGGGCCGTGAAGATCTCCGAGGCGCCGGACGCGGTGGACGCGCGGCGCCAGGCCCTCAACTACGCCTTCGCCGTCAAGGCCGGGCTCGGCGTGGAGATGGGCGTCGGCAAGCGGATGCTGGGCGTGTTCGTGGCACGGCCGGGTGTGCTGCACACCGCGCTCATCGGGTTCGGGCCGGCCTGGCGGGCGTTCGCCCGGATCACCCGCGGCTCGACGAACCTGGCCGACCTGGTGCGTACGTACCCGCTGGCCCGGAAGGCGCTGCACGCGCTGGACCGCGGGCAGGGGCAGGGGCGGGAGCAGGTTTAA